The DNA region TGCATATAGAATATACTTGAAAAAACTGACTAACAGACAAAATTGGgtcttttcatgaaaaaaccAACCCACTTATCCCCCAGGGCAAAGTgggtttttttcataaaaaaatctgggaaaaaataaactgttctatattattgtaaaaatcctgatatttttaatagattatatTATGACTTATAAATTTCAACACACACATTTTAGTCATCATTTTTAAAGCTCGCTTTATTTGTCAGATTTCATTGTTAACCTAATGTAcggttattaatttatttatcttggcACCTTGTTGCTACTTATTTCCACACATTGCTTTAAAAacctcaatatttttaatacaatattattacaacAAGTGGAATTTGAACGCAGgtgaaaaaactgtttaatgccttttttttaaatactttatttcaaattttttgtagcataataaaatcattttagatttaatgttcataaaatttcttgtaattcactaaataaaaatggcaaaaagttaaaaatatgtccCCAACTTATATTGAGTTATAATGTGtcggttttattttaaatcattttagaaaacCATAAGATttctataactaaaatatttaatttgcatttacatTGATtcctcaataaaatatttattaatttacttttattttacaagcATAACAGTATATTTGGTTTTAAACAAACTTTCATATTATGTGAAGTGATAAAATAATCCTTACTTTTCCCcatctttatacttttttcgACAAATCTACTTTTTGattcaaaggaaaaaatttttttaaactgcatttttttaagcatgcGAGGAcgatcttttaaaaaactttgctttTGTTTTAACGATAGAGAACATTATTACCTCAAATTAAAATCTTAGTTGATGAAAATTGCAATATCTATGTATATTGATTGGatgttttgtataaaattttgaagaaaaaaaaattgtaagtttcGATGGTTCATTGCTTTAGTTATTTACCCAAGTGGAATcatgaacataatttttataaaaatccttacttttaaaaaactatctttatacatcaattaatattaatgaaattagaaattacgTTTACCTTTTCCCACCCTTCTCTACTATGAAGATCTTTACTTTCAAATAGATTTCCTTCAATAGCTAGGAGAGATATCTGGGaatcagttaatattttttctggaatGGCTGAAAGTTGCAGACAATTTTCTTCCAACCGTAACACCTTTAATTTAGAGCATTCAGCAATGGCTTCAGATAAGCTTGAAATCtagaaaaacaattgaaactttaatGTGATTTGagcaaagttaaaaattatcaaaatataaaaatacaaaatcaaaataccATTTGAGACATTTAGgtcataaaacttaatttttttaaagttattcttaaaatttgatgtcatttagaaattggaaaaaattatgttatagaTGAATATTTGTTggtcaaaagttataaaacagtcatgctattttaataaacttctaaatttttcatacgGGTGGATTTCACACTTGAGGTATTCTTAAAGTTCGacaaaaggatattttttatttcagaatttaataacCTGTTTGCTtagatgttgttttttttctcctccaaaaatatatatgattaagAGTTACTATGCATAATATTATAGGGATTTTTTTCTAACGCTTTTtttcgtataaattttttaacaataagcaaGCCTAAAAGATATGAGATCCAAAACaccaaaatcaaatttctttcatatattttaccAATTTCCAATgcacaaaataacttaaaacacttattttaaaaaatccattttataaaaaactaaacgacatatttgaatttaatatcgTAAATTTCATGGCACATATAAATTGTTTGGTGTTGTCTTGGAGAAGTGATAGGTCTTTTACAAGAGATAATCATACTTAAAATGGAACAGTAAATGGTACtaccaatttttaatattgctttaaagATTTAGCAAgaggaaaaaatcattttaaaaaatgttcttaaaatgaaagattaatttaaaggatttttaaatttgcaaaaggtaagtaattttatatgttgTCGGATCTGTTAACAACTTTATTAAATGCTTGTCATTCACAAAATAAGTCCATAAACCATATTTGCGCCATGATATTGTTAAcgttacagtaaaaaaaaaaaataaattatgtaaaattgcccgtacatttaaacattacagttaaaaaaaaatgtaaaattgacCAGTTGCAGACCtgatatgattttaaacaacaataaaacttaagaaatgcataaataaacaattttaaaatgttaagtgcACTATCtactaaaaatttagataatgaaaGATAGTATACAacagtgcaaattttttttttttataaatgtatattaccagaaaagtttaaaatcttatattgtatataatgccaAAATCAATAAAGTCAGAATTGATTAAACATTCCATACATTGCTCAAGCATTGTCTACAATGTCTAGGAAAATttgtatgattaaaatatgaatccAATTAGTATGATAATCCCTGTGACAGAATTTTTTCGGGCATTCTGCGACAAACTTCagtagcattaatttttttctttaagatacttttaattataacaattactaatttatagTAACAGAAACGTTGTGTTTACAGAagaaagtaaagaataaaaacgtataaaaattttttaattgtacaagtaatattttttcaattctaatattatacgcactttctcgcattttgtaggtggaaaaatgcactaattatttcccctttcttattttgtaaatcattgtaaaaattaaaattcataaataaattaaacgattataaattaaaatttgtacataaattaaaaatcataaaatccacgtagtaattgcaaaataaagatCGACGACAAAATCACGCAAATAGGACTCTTTAAAAAGGAGATATTCAAATAAGTGTGAGTAAAACATTgtgttctttaaagaaaaaacatcatttctagagagAACTATCTTTATACTTACGCGATTTCtgaatttctcattttatattattaattttaaattctcactGAAGCCAGTCATTatggactttttttaaatcccaaataaaaatagaaaaatcacgattattttttcccctctctGATGAGCAAGAAAGAcatctttgaagaaaaaaaattctgcagaagaaaaaaaatacatttttcgaaaaattataaagaaaggaaaaccaaaaattttccctttccaattgaaaaatctttctgcaaaaactCTGTTACATTCTGCAGCAATGTCGCCgcaattctgccacagggatgATAATTAGTAATAGTAATTATTAGCATTAGTTGAAAGATGGTGCAACAAGAAggttcacattttattttgtttcattaaataagaaaagaatagatcaccatgcatttttaataatttagaagaatTAATGACCGTATTCTCTCCAatggtgttttttttaaggtattattCAGATTTAATGACGTTCATGGTTCGTTTTCTAATCTGCTGCCTCAGAGGCATTATTGGTAAAGAAGCAATTTAATGACACACAGAACTTAAAAGGATCCAAGCGTGACTAACCAGGTGCTGTGAATTAAAGCAAAGAAATGGACCCATCAGTGTTTAGAAACAGTCAATCACCTGATTTtggttcaaatttatttcaatggcTGAAACATCTCTCACGTGATCGGGTACTGCAACGAGTTCATTGTGTGACATGTCCAGAAGTTCGAGGCGCttcattttggaaaaaacaGCAGGGAGCTCACTAAACTTATTATTGCTTAGGTTCAGAGTTCTTAAATTCACCAATTCTTGAAAAGATTCTGGGAGAAAGGTCAACGAGTTCAAGCTGAAATTCACACTTTCGAGTTTCTTAAGGGAACCCAACTCATCCGGTAGAGttgctgaaaaaaagaaacaaaaggaTTCCATTTAGTTACAAAAAAGACAAAAGTAGGTTTATTTTTTAGCTGTAAATAAGATTACAGTTAAATTACTCAGCTTAATAAcgtagatttaattaaaattacaatcgaCATTATAATCAAGTGCATAAAGACCACCCAAATTGAACAAGAGAAATTgaattagcaaataaaaaaaaaagttaattcttgGATGATACATTGCGTATTTGCAAATTAGAGAAACAACACATAGCTGAAAAACTCATATAACGTTAAAAACACTCCAGTAATTATGCTGTAATtcttaacaatttatttgtgtgaaataaaaaatatcaacgattttaatttaattatttggatAAATGAGAAGCACATTTCAAAGCCAACTCCGTTTTGTGTTtcaataaagagaaaaacaaatacgTATTGCAACCAGTGTCGGATTAAGGGGGGTCGGAGACAGGGGCTAACATGGATGGTGGAAGAAagctgttaataaaaaaataatttaatttttaaaaacctgtaACAGGCATCCCTAATGtggcattttatgaaaaaaatttgaaaatttcatttataatgaaCTTCTGTTTccttagaaaattatatttatcacaaacagggtatctgctacatttaagattttcaaatgcatgacttttcatgactaattccaagaacttttcatgatttaaccaaattactattttctccaacaaaaacacaacaataaatttgaaaaagcattataatgacattaattgaaatgataattataaccaaaactgttatactctgcatcttcatatttacagattttaaatttaaaaaacagagtaaagaaagagttgaagcaataaaatagctgaaaaaaggcaaaagcaaaaatttttttcttcttttttttgcagaattatatttgaaagatatttttctagTTCATCGAAAAGGAAAGAGATACTTCTGTTCttttttcggaataaaaaaaaattcaccaatgactggcttgcttcagctagaatttcaaattcataagataaaaataaaaaaataacaaaaattctgaaatcacagaagtttaaaagataatttgctctagaaatgatattttttctttcatattttgaaagaacatcacaatttttgaagaatatgataaaaacatcttgggtatattttaataaaatatgactgcgagtggggattttgttacaaatttagatattcggaacaccatgaaatttgACACATGaacaccattttaaaataaaattttttggcgACCTAATTCCATGATTTttcatagtttctttttaaaaaatacttaaaatcgtgacatttcatgacaaattctgttcaataccgaaattcataacttttcatgactttccaggtgcgcagatACCCTGCACATAGAAAAGAGACATAGAGAAAATGGTAACAAATCAATTCTTGTTTGAACAATTACTTAGCAACTCTTTGcagtaaattacataaataagtCATATTTATTCAAAGCAATCTGCATGAAATTTTCcatataattattgataaattctgCACTGCATTTCTAACTTGATctctaaactgtaaaaaattactgtctaatttcagttttaattttcaaaactgtagATGAAAGCTCTTTGAAAAACTGCATCACATTTTATCATGGATCACCTTAATGAAAACTTAGGGTCAGAAATGattcattttaatgattcaaaGAGCATTCCTTCAGAAAATTGTCTGGAATATTGTCaaatacacaattaaaaatgactattagtgcagagatgccaactgctccagacatgccaaaataatttaaaaaacagtaaataactacaaagtaaattttgcaaatatttgactatttttgcttgctttttaaaaggtatagtatgacataagtactataaagtggtgaatttcATAAGGCTacaaattatttcgaaatagtggtggataaaaatctactaaattgaatttattaaaccaagaatcacaattgataaactaccactttaaaatatatatttgctgtccagagcaagttggcatctctgttagTGTATATGCAATTTTGAAGATACATTTTTGATACCCACAACAAACAGTAAATCCAAAAGATCTTTGTCAAAACTTAAATTCATCCAATAAAATAGAAACATCAAGATCAACCATAATAAGAGATAAATAATTGGCTTCATTACAAGGAAATCTTAAGTAAGCTAAATCTTTTGAAGctgtgaataattttgaaaatgtcaaaACGGAAGACCGTTTTTGTAACAGTTACTGTTACACTTATTTTAGCAATATGTACACTTATTTTTAACTACAGTtctatttactgaaaaaattacctTTGTGCTTATTGTTATTACTTCATgtatattttgttgtatattaactgattctaatattataattcacaaaataattataataataattttaaattaattaatattttattatgaacttaacactagttaattattattaaggtttctataattttgaaaatctaataagattttaatgataaataggGGCCCACAATATGCACCCCTAGGGTTTATAATCACAACTGTGAAACAGAGATTTTTAAACCACCAACATATAAGATAGATATGAGGTgcattaagttttatatattctaATAGTAGTAACAATACATTTAATTGTATGATACTTAATACATAGCTGTagtaatataagtatttttcagaataatttaagAGTCACAGTTCTAATACGAAACTGCTGATCTTTGTTACTTCCACAcagtagattaaaaaaaatggtgatgTGTGGAAaaggaaatgttgaaaataagccacagaaatataaaagcaacaaatcactttttcaaattattctatttgaaaaagtaacttaacttttcaaatttttctactatacattattctaatttttctagTCATCTAAAGGACCCGATGTCCGGGATTTGTTGGTCTCCGTTCATGataattttgctgtttttcttcaaaaatgctCCCCTTCAGCAATTTGAAGTTTTGGTTAAATTATAATGGCTCGAGCCTAATATTAGTCATACTCGATAACGCaatcataattcaaataaataaagtaacagAAGGATGAAGTACAaaccttaaaaaattgtaaatcaaataaattaatttcaaaagaagaatattaagaaaagcaTACTCAATCTAATGTGGCTGGCAGTTAAGTGCTtcaaatgagtaaaatttcctATCGAAGGCGGCAAGTTCCCAATCTTATTATTTGATATATCGAGAGTCCTCAGTACATTAACCAATTGAAACACCTCTCTAGGAAACTGAAAAAGTgaacataaaaatacaatatttaaaccagttaatatttattcaatttaaactggaattgtcattttgttcaaaataaacaaattttttccagGACACTGGACAAAACTAGAAGGGAAAAAATGGGAGAAACTatacgaaatgaaaaaaaactgaaaataatcaatataaatgtttagcaatgattattatatcaatagcttaaatttaaaccagaaaattaaaagtttttcaaaacaacttttttttaaaaaaaaaaaaaaaaaactttctttataaagcaaagttataaaagttgcacaactaaaattaaatgtcaTGTTATAAATGAAATGCATTGGAGATctcatgaaaaagaaaaataagaacaaataaaaacactgaaatctcaattaagaaaaaataataatttattattcttacaaagtttattttatagatatttggCAATTAcctatttacaaattattttacaatactcAGAATGCAGCTTAGTATGGAGATAAAAATACTGAACTTCCTTCGTCAActaaaaattcaagttaaaaaaaatatatataacttttatcaaatattctaaatttttaatctcattttcTAATTACTTAGTCTAATTCCCCCGAAGTTTTTTCCAATTAACCTCTAATTATTCGTAGATTTTAacgcatgaaaaaaataaaaaaagtatatttatcacacgtaaattcctttttctgaattaagaaaattgtataTCCTCGTACATACTActaatgaagtaaaattatgaaagttgCACCTACtaatttcattaagaaattacacaatttacaacatatttattctcatattcaatatataataaaatctatGTAGCATCTTGGCGATTGCAGTTGGTACGACAGATCATGATATCGAAATATTCCCtagaacaaaattaagaaacttgtaaaaatattacttctgTTAATCCAGTATTTTCAACTTGAAGTACACCCGTTCTCTCCGCATTTTTTATGTGAGGTTTTATAGCATTCCCCAtggtttttacaaaaatattacagaCTCAATATAATTTAACGGAAAGTAAGCCACTCCTAGAAAGTTATTGCAACTAACAGAtactattgtaaataaataaataaaatattacaaatttgatAATGATTGATTGATTACATCATTGATTGTTTCGTTCCTCTTTTGGGAAAGCGGAATACAGAAAGAGGCAACACTTTGGGTCATTGTCTGTAAACGTTTGctagtttaaaatgataatgaCTGCATCTAATGATGACGCCATCTAGTGAggtaaatgagaaataaaaatacctttataaataaaactttttatgtgaCTCACAtgtcgttaaaatatttttaaatttttttattaagagaaaCGGAACAAAaggataaagtaaaaatattttaatgacgtCTGAGTCAtataaaaggtaaattttacttacgacactctttgaagaaaaaacgaGACTCTTTAATATCCCATTTATTTCCCTAGATGGCAGCGTCATTAGATGTAGTCATTATCATTTCAAACTAACATACCTTTTCAAACTTAAAGTTGTGCCTCTTTCTGACTTGTTTGAGGTGCTGTTTCATTGGAGGGGAAGATGTGTTGGTTTTCATGGTTACAAACATttagaaatcattttatttaataattagcgTTTGAAATTGGCTACAGAAGAAGCAATGCTAAACTCCCTACTTTTTCGCGATCGTAACTCTCGTATATGACATCTAGAGAGCTCCATTTCCTGATCCTCCCCCTTCCCTTTCCTGCTCTTCTCAGTTGttgctgttgtagttcatttacgtagcactagacttacacaatgggctattggcgacgatctgggaaacaaccctgaggatgatccgaagacatgccatcacaattttgatccactGCAGAGGGGATTTTACGATATTTCCCCttgcttaatatttttggtatttaatggtcacaaataatttttacaatttccaTAACGCTTTCCTTAAGAAGTATGTTCAATGTATCTTTCAGTTTCATAtagttttctatattaaaagtttttaatctatagAAAGACGCGTATTTACTTttcctatgactctccacatGCTAATGGTGAATGCAAGTGAAGTGTTGCCATTGGCAGAGAGTTCTACTCTACGGCACTTGTAGTCCATTTCGATCGCATTTTTTCATCATTAGCATGTGGATAGTCTTAGGAGAAGGAAGTATGCTTGTTTCTGtcctaatttttcaaacatgttAGAAGTTTTTAAGTTAGGACACTATATGGAACTcaaaactgcattaaacatagttcttaCAGAACGCGTTGTGGAAATTTTAGGAaatgtttttgacaattaaagGCGCAAAATATTATGGAACGGGAAAATATCGTAGCACATTTCCATACATCTGAGCAGAGGGAAGAGACATGGTCTTCTCCTACATTCGAGTGTTACGACAGcgagtaatgtttttttttattcataacatccaaaaaatacttacaaagaaaaaacaatttctaaaatcaaatgaaacaagaaaaatgcatttaatattagaacatgaaacaaacaaaaaacaagaaaaaaaaattcagatttgtaCTGCCAAGAAATATCCTTATACAGGCTGCTTAGGggtaatttacttaaaaattaggaactaggaaaaaagttatattatgaTGCatgaaatggtaaaaaataatgtagcaATGATCAGCTGATCATCTTCACGAAAAATGCGACTAACTAATAAAACTAACTAactaaaactaatgaaattttctacGTCATTAATGGGACACCTGCAAGTGATTGCGCATGCTTATTGAAACAAAGCACAAACGAAAATTTCCATAGATCTGGTTTGTGATAGTATGAAATTCTCTACCTGAAAtgcttataatattttgttttgttgttgttgttgttactttacgtcgcactagagctgcacaatgggctattggcgacggtctgggaaacatccctgatgatGAGCTTCTCACGAATCCTCANaattttataatttaatttagtgaaatatttaaattttttcaacatatgTGCTAGCTACTCCCTCATGTTTTTGTTACTATATATAGTTGGCTACTATACATGTTGGACCCTACTTTACGTGCTTTATAAAGCACGTAAAGAAGGGTCCAACATGATTGCATAGGATCTCTGTATTCCTTTCTAAGGTTCTAATAGTTTTCACATGGTTCTTCcctctttaaaatgtattgttgaTGGGCGAAAAATATCAAGTTTCTTTTGCTCAAGTTAGGGGGGCCCCAAAATCCTATTATGCTTCCCCTATTTTCAGAGGTTAATCGGGCCCTGCCCTTGCTCACTATTTTTGGTATTTAatggtcaaaaatattttttacaatttccaTAACGCTTTCCTTAAGAAGTATGTTCAATGTAGCTTTCAGTTACGCAtagttttctatattaaaagtttttaatctattgaaAGACACGTACTTCCTTTTCCTATGACTCCCCACGTGCTAATGGTGAatgcatgtgaagtgttgccataggtagagattTCTACTCTATGCCACTTGTAGTCCATTTCGATAGCATTTTTTCATCATTAGCATGTGGATAGTCTTAGGacaaggaagtacgttagtttctgtccTAATTTTTCAAACGAGTTAGAAgcttttaagttaggaaactatatgtAACTCAAAACTGCATTGAACATAGTGCTTGCAGAAGGCGTTGAggaaattttaggaaatattttggaCAATTAAAGGCGTTAATATTATGGAGCGGGAAAATATCGTAGCACATTTCCATACATTAGAGCAGAGGGAAGAGACATGGTCTTCTCCTACATCCGAGTGTTACGATagcaagtaatatttttttttcattcataacatCTAAAAAATCcttacaaagaaaaaacaatttgtaaaatcaaataaaacaagaaaaacacaTTTGATATTAGAACATGAAACAAgcaaaaaacaagaagaaaaaaaatccagatttgTACTGCCAAGGTATATCCTTATACAGGCGGCTAGGggtaatttacttaaaaattaagaactaggaaaaaagttatattatgaTGCatgaaatggtaaaaaaaaatgtagcaatgaTCAGCTGATCATCTTCACAAAAAATGCGACTGGCTaccaattaaaaagtaaaactaatgaaattttctacGTCATTAATGGGACACCTGCAAGTGATATAGGGTATGTATCGATGCTATTGCGCATGCTTATTGATACAAAGCACAAACGAAAATTTCCATAGATCTGGTTTGCGATAATATGAAATTCTCTACCTGAAAtgcttataatattttgttttcaattatcaTATTTGGAATTGCATTTGGATATCAACTGCACTGGTAATCATAAATTAAGGGAAATTCAtattcatttggaaatttaatattcatttggtCTTAAGGATGAAACtctaagtaaataaagaaaagtaaaaaatgcacTAACTCAAATGCTCTCTAGAGaggaaatcaaaaaaatttagtcactgGCTTAAAGGAACGTAGATAAAAGGGTTAAGCTAGCTTGAACACATTTTATTTCGTTCGTTCAcatatgctattttcattttaatgctgagaatttgaatgaaaaattataatgcacgGAATGAGTAATGCTACAATTACTATGAAATATGCTATTACGTAATAAAAACACAAACTAAAGCATATAAagtcaaaaaaatcaaaatagcaGACTTTATAGCAAAATAGCATTCTTTAACATTTATTGCTGGTCCAGAGGACCTCtgacaataattttcaatggcCCTAGTCAACTTATAGTGATTTCAGACCAAATAACCATTCATTTTAAGCCCTATGATATCAATGTTTTacatcaaatataataaatcctgttgaagaaacatatttcaaagCGACTTAATTTTTACCGCACCTTTAAATCTTAGCATCTTGTTGACTTTTCGAGTAAATTGAACCGGCCAAGAGATATCGCTAATATAAAGCAGAGTGCCTGGCTGACAGTTGGTTTGCTGAAtggtcaataaaaataatctttagcTTGAATTTTATTCGACTATTTGAAATAAGTacccaataaaaataataagatcttTTATTGAGTAGAAACATGAACGTAAATTATAACCAAGAAAAACATTCACAAAAACGGCAATATATATTACCTCAGTGCATCAGCACACTTCGTAAAAAGCGAACATTAACAAACTGAAATCACCGtgtcaaaatttaaactgaCCGACACGAGATAAAGCATGCGTGTTAGTTGTACTGAATGACTGAGATTTGAAGTCCGCAgccggctagcaccgaccacagtgctgacgaaaaatattatcagtggtagacagatcatgggttagagtcccctttccgtcaggctaaccgtgggagatatCCTTGATTTGCCcctccatttaacgcaaatgcgggttagttccattgaaacgtcctccacgaattcaaactttctcccaatatttgatcctggagtttttcttgaattctggattaggttcaaagtTAGTAGGctgcgaagttgaacattagtagtcgtaaactcaaaaaaattgggtcagctgttcaacgacggtaataaaattaaataaaatctccaGTCCTAAGAAATACTTTACTATTATAaagggtaaaaaatattttgttaatttaaaatacggaggaaaaacgttttaaatttgaatttttatgattatataaaTGATCTATTGTATACTTGGTAggactatttattttcttaaattaaaaaaattattcacagacTACTGTGATTAATTCATgtgttaattttcattaaatgctaattttcatgtgctaattttcattaaatgttaattttcatgtgttaattttcattaaatgttaattttgatgtgtgttaattttcataatgtgttaattttcattaaattactc from Parasteatoda tepidariorum isolate YZ-2023 chromosome 2, CAS_Ptep_4.0, whole genome shotgun sequence includes:
- the LOC107443702 gene encoding leucine-rich repeat-containing protein 57, whose protein sequence is MGNAIKPHIKNAERTGVLQVENTGLTEFPREVFQLVNVLRTLDISNNKIGNLPPSIGNFTHLKHLTASHIRLTTLPDELGSLKKLESVNFSLNSLTFLPESFQELVNLRTLNLSNNKFSELPAVFSKMKRLELLDMSHNELVAVPDHVRDVSAIEINLNQNQISSLSEAIAECSKLKVLRLEENCLQLSAIPEKILTDSQISLLAIEGNLFESKDLHSREGWEKYMERFTATKKKLY